Proteins co-encoded in one Haladaptatus sp. ZSTT2 genomic window:
- a CDS encoding HNH endonuclease produces the protein MTDTPCPTCGRMFSTSRGMKAHHALSHGEKLPNNTCKHCGTDFHSPYEKAYCSKACHDEGVSFAGENNPNYKGGKSEATCRLCDAAFTYYPSMKKGLYCPDCVQNGSWQTTPSLSGSENPRWTGGKRTVPCDVCTETVERYPSNIGEVVVCSEECRRQWLSQSFRGEGHPNWNGGSLGNYGTGWNRVRKQALERDEYACKHCGTGKGELGRNPDVHHIVPVRWFVESEDHSRADAHTLDNVISLCPSCHRKADFGHISREKLRSLQGSV, from the coding sequence ATGACGGACACACCGTGTCCCACTTGCGGTCGCATGTTCTCTACCTCCCGTGGTATGAAAGCACATCATGCACTAAGCCATGGAGAAAAACTGCCGAACAACACCTGCAAGCACTGCGGAACCGATTTTCATTCTCCCTACGAGAAAGCATACTGCTCGAAAGCGTGCCACGACGAGGGCGTTTCCTTCGCAGGTGAAAACAATCCGAATTACAAAGGCGGGAAATCGGAGGCCACCTGCCGACTCTGCGATGCAGCATTCACCTACTACCCCTCGATGAAGAAGGGCCTGTACTGTCCCGACTGTGTTCAAAACGGTTCGTGGCAGACGACACCCTCTCTGAGCGGTTCTGAAAATCCTCGCTGGACCGGTGGGAAGCGCACGGTCCCCTGTGACGTCTGTACTGAGACAGTCGAACGATACCCAAGCAACATCGGCGAAGTCGTCGTTTGCAGTGAGGAGTGCAGACGCCAGTGGCTTTCTCAATCCTTTCGCGGTGAGGGACACCCAAACTGGAACGGTGGTTCACTCGGGAACTACGGAACAGGGTGGAATCGTGTTCGGAAGCAGGCACTCGAACGAGATGAGTACGCCTGCAAACACTGCGGGACCGGGAAAGGGGAACTCGGGAGAAACCCCGACGTGCATCACATTGTCCCCGTTCGGTGGTTCGTAGAATCTGAAGACCACTCCAGAGCTGACGCTCACACCCTCGATAACGTGATTTCACTGTGTCCGTCATGCCATCGCAAAGCCGATTTCGGGCATATCTCGCGGGAAAAGCTCCGCTCACTCCAAGGAAGTGTGTGA
- a CDS encoding restriction endonuclease yields the protein MAVEVSAGNLRTRMQNIDPYEFEHFVAELWKAQGWDTEVSQASNDMGVDITAWKFDGLVDQKIVIQAKRYAEDNKIGRPAIQQYHSLKQQDSEVDAAVVVTTSSYTSSAKDWANEHNVKLIDGDDLVNLVLDQRRYDLLDEYAPTLSEISGSLNGQGSSEKQRETPLPDFLATQDQQRKVAAGGLIAGLVLIVNPWNTGIPIEVLGTLFVLASGAIFLYPDRVFEAIFPERILHREFLNGSAVVEQSGSVRYVPGDDRDSVSFDAFEDTSTKRQQALTYAELDQAYEDGVPVVPQGSIPTAVASAGEQYIAAYRFAVHDEEPERIAAEMQRSQKDVVADIAEFAHLSTGNSVL from the coding sequence ATGGCAGTAGAGGTCAGCGCGGGAAATCTCAGAACCCGCATGCAAAATATTGATCCGTACGAGTTCGAGCACTTCGTTGCTGAACTCTGGAAAGCACAGGGATGGGATACAGAGGTTTCACAGGCATCGAACGATATGGGCGTTGATATCACCGCCTGGAAATTTGACGGCCTCGTTGACCAGAAAATCGTGATTCAAGCGAAACGGTACGCTGAGGACAACAAGATTGGTCGGCCAGCTATCCAACAGTATCATTCGTTGAAGCAGCAAGATTCGGAGGTCGATGCGGCTGTGGTCGTCACGACGTCGTCGTACACAAGCTCAGCGAAAGACTGGGCAAATGAACACAATGTCAAACTCATCGACGGAGACGATTTAGTGAATCTGGTTCTCGACCAGCGACGTTACGATCTGCTCGATGAGTATGCTCCAACGCTGAGCGAGATTTCAGGCAGCCTGAACGGACAGGGCTCATCGGAGAAACAGCGCGAAACTCCATTACCGGATTTCCTCGCAACACAGGACCAACAACGAAAGGTTGCGGCAGGTGGGCTTATCGCTGGCCTCGTTCTCATTGTAAATCCGTGGAATACTGGCATTCCAATCGAGGTTCTTGGGACGCTGTTCGTTCTCGCATCGGGTGCAATCTTCCTCTATCCAGACCGCGTGTTCGAAGCCATCTTCCCGGAGCGAATCTTGCACCGCGAGTTCCTCAACGGAAGTGCGGTTGTAGAGCAGAGCGGCTCCGTGAGGTACGTCCCCGGCGATGACCGTGACTCAGTCTCGTTCGATGCATTCGAGGATACCTCCACCAAACGACAGCAGGCGCTCACGTACGCCGAATTGGATCAAGCGTACGAGGATGGAGTTCCAGTCGTTCCTCAAGGGAGTATCCCCACTGCAGTCGCTTCAGCGGGTGAACAATATATCGCGGCGTATCGCTTCGCCGTACACGATGAAGAGCCAGAGCGGATTGCAGCTGAAATGCAGCGGTCGCAGAAGGATGTGGTTGCTGATATCGCGGAGTTTGCGCATCTCTCGACTGGGAATTCAGTCCTCTAA
- a CDS encoding HNH endonuclease, which produces MHRPPANLELGDHLNQAEIESLFDTGFGYQISGINVRKDDHENRYILLFANEDGPYSDRVQSGEFEYIGEGLSGDQKESSTGNAALIKAISTSTPIYFFYKGTGAAKWEYQGEVDVLDYDYEPRDGRNVFVFQMAHLDEPGPANDVGLFFVAVNDEWLTRFKTSVVNPFKLAGRANVPSQLEGTDSVRVWGTTATDSGKKQAAIDRLKQDDVVLFYHDGAFIGAGTVGRVFESQKVGDWLWNSPESRHIYTLNDYREDVPTVEEVRSMLGYKNDRFVNSSLDPVAEEKVGELVRQFGSLEAALFGSTVHEIPEPTEEEIQTEKSRLANALDSEATIVEDKTRYTIQKRKARDAAFRRLVTEAYDNTCAVCGSRRESPEGGFEVEAAHIYPKSEGGSEDPRNGIALCRLHHWAFDSGWLSISDDYEVLVRDEPGCEGYHEFKQYEGETVGLPTDTRATPSVEALQKHREIHELV; this is translated from the coding sequence ATGCATCGGCCACCAGCGAACCTCGAACTCGGTGACCACCTCAATCAAGCAGAGATCGAATCACTCTTTGACACTGGATTTGGCTACCAAATCTCTGGGATAAACGTCCGAAAGGACGACCATGAGAATCGCTACATCTTGCTGTTCGCAAACGAAGATGGCCCCTATAGTGACCGCGTTCAAAGTGGAGAATTCGAATATATCGGAGAAGGTCTTTCAGGTGACCAAAAAGAGAGCTCCACAGGGAATGCCGCATTGATTAAGGCGATCTCGACGTCGACACCAATCTATTTCTTCTATAAGGGTACTGGCGCTGCCAAGTGGGAGTACCAAGGAGAAGTGGACGTACTTGACTATGACTACGAGCCACGTGACGGTCGGAATGTGTTCGTTTTTCAGATGGCACATCTCGATGAGCCTGGACCAGCGAACGATGTTGGCTTGTTCTTTGTAGCAGTCAATGATGAGTGGCTTACCAGATTCAAGACCTCCGTTGTCAACCCATTCAAACTCGCTGGTCGTGCGAACGTCCCCTCGCAGTTGGAAGGGACTGATTCTGTGCGTGTTTGGGGGACAACGGCAACAGACAGCGGGAAGAAACAGGCAGCAATTGACCGACTCAAACAGGACGACGTTGTCCTCTTCTACCATGATGGAGCGTTCATCGGAGCCGGAACTGTCGGTCGAGTGTTCGAGAGTCAGAAAGTGGGCGATTGGCTCTGGAATAGCCCTGAGAGCCGTCACATCTACACGCTCAACGACTACAGAGAGGATGTTCCAACCGTTGAAGAAGTGCGGTCGATGTTGGGGTACAAAAATGACCGATTTGTGAATAGCAGTCTCGATCCTGTCGCTGAGGAAAAGGTTGGAGAGTTAGTTCGACAGTTCGGTTCGCTTGAAGCAGCACTGTTCGGTTCTACTGTTCACGAGATTCCAGAACCTACCGAGGAAGAAATTCAAACGGAAAAATCTCGCTTGGCGAATGCGCTTGATTCGGAAGCCACAATTGTCGAAGACAAGACCCGATACACGATACAGAAGCGGAAAGCTCGTGACGCCGCATTTCGGCGGTTGGTTACGGAAGCCTACGATAATACCTGTGCCGTCTGCGGGAGCAGGCGAGAAAGCCCGGAGGGAGGGTTTGAAGTTGAAGCTGCGCACATCTACCCAAAGAGCGAGGGTGGTTCTGAGGACCCACGGAATGGAATTGCGCTTTGTCGATTACACCACTGGGCATTCGATTCTGGGTGGCTCTCTATCTCGGATGACTACGAGGTCCTCGTCCGAGACGAACCCGGGTGCGAGGGGTATCACGAGTTCAAACAGTACGAAGGAGAGACGGTGGGACTTCCTACGGACACGCGGGCAACACCCAGTGTTGAGGCGTTACAGAAGCATCGAGAAATCCATGAGCTCGTGTGA